A genomic window from Cucumis melo cultivar AY chromosome 8, USDA_Cmelo_AY_1.0, whole genome shotgun sequence includes:
- the LOC103485354 gene encoding toMV resistance protein Tm-1(GCR237) has translation MAQTKTVLKLDIACQKCKTKVLKAVTAIEGVDKVETDEAKGTLAVTGTADPFEIVKRTRKAIACAGKIADVVSIGPPPKPGEKKPDEKKEGDKKPADPKKPEPPPCPCPPYHCPPYYGSSYVIVPRETYPPCSILYKTPRVFCIATADTKLDELRFISDSVRCNLNSFSTASSFKVEVTIVDVSTSHQIGIDSLDDFFFVSREEVLSCYNLTGNDLPDDRGKAISIMSKALESYLSKAKEDGIIAGVIGLGGSGGTSLISSALKSLQIGIPKLIVSTVASGQTESYIGTSDVILFPSIVDVCGINSVSRVILSNAGAAFAGMVVGRLETLKDSCDSNGKPTVGLTMFGVTTPCVNAVKERLLKEGYETLVFHATGVGGKAMESLVKEGFIQGVLDITTTEVADYLIGGVMACDSTRFDAIIEKRIPLVLSVGAVDMVNFGSKDTIPSNFHGRNIYEHNKQVSLMRTTVEENRKIAHFIADKINNSSAKVRVCLPRNGVSALDAPGKSFYDPEATATLIEELQKAIQLNNDRQVKVYPYHINDPEFAEELVNSFLEITPKDTDSCGPKLVLAETSQDLQKDFISKFNLSANGNITYSLSDFPEARPETLQRTRSILGNLKAQIHKGVPIIGAGAGTGISAKFEEDGGVDLIVVYNSGRFRMAGRGSLAGLLPFADANAIVLEMANEVLPVVKTVPVLAGVCASDPFRRMDYFLKQVESIGFSGVQNFPTVGLFDGNFRQNLEETGMGYGLEVKMIERAHKMGLLTTPYAFNEDEALDMANAGADIIVAHMGLTTSGSIGAKTALSMEESVVRVQAIADAAHRINPNVLVLCHGGPISGPTEAAFILKRTKGVHGFYGASSMERLPVEQAITSTVQEYKSISIT, from the exons ATGGCGCAAACTAAAACCGTTCTCAAACTTGATATTGCCTGCCAAAAATGCAAAACCAAAGTCCTTAAAGCCGTTACCGCCATTGAAG GTGTCGACAAGGTCGAGACAGACGAAGCCAAGGGAACATTGGCCGTGACCGGCACGGCTGATCCATTCGAGATAGTTAAACGTACGAGGAAGGCGATTGCCTGCGCCGGCAAGATTGCCGATGTCGTCAGCATTGGACCGCCACCCAAACCGGGTGAGAAAAAACCGGATGAGAAAAAAGAGGGCGACAAGAAACCGGCGGATCCAAAGAAACCGGAGCCGCCTCCTTGCCCATGTCCACCCTACCACTGCCCGCCCTATTATGGATCGTCCTATGTCATCGTACCTCGTGAAACTTATCCTCCTTGCTCTATTCTTTA CAAAACTCCCCGAGTTTTCTGTATCGCGACCGCCGATACAAAGCTTGACGAGCTCCGATTCATTTCCGATTCCGTTCGATGCAACCTTAATTCCTTCTCTACTGCTTCTTCTTTCAAG GTTGAAGTTACGATTGTTGATGTTTCTACCAGTCATCAGATTGGGATCGACAGTTTGGATGATTTTTTCTTCGTGTCGAGGGAGGAAGTTCTCTCTTGCTATAATCTCACTGGAAATGATCTTCCCGATGATCGAGGAAAAGCAATTTCGATAATGAGTAAAGCACTTGAATCTTATCTTAGTAAAGCCAAGGAGGATGGGATTATTGCTGGAGTTATAGGACTTGGAGGCAGTGGAGGGACGTCTCTGATATCCTCTGCGTTAAAATCTCTTCAAATTGGAATACCTAAGCTTATCGTCTCGACGGTTGCGAGTGGTCAGACAGAATCTTATATCGGGACATCTGATGTGATACTTTTCCCGTCTATAGTGGATGTGTGTGGGATTAATAGTGTCAGTAGGGTTATTTTATCCAATGCCGGTGCTGCATTTGCTGGAATGGTGGTTGGACGACTTGAGACGTTGAAAGATTCTTGTGATTCCAATGGAAAACCAACAGTGGGTTTAACAATGTTTGGGGTTACGACTCCTTGTGTCAATGCTGTTAAAGAAAGATTGCTTAAAGAAGGATACGAAACCCTTGTTTTTCATGCTACTGGGGTTGGGGGGAAGGCAATGGAATCTCTGGTCAAAGAGGGATTTATACAG GGAGTCTTGGACATCACCACCACAGAGGTCGCAGACTATTTAATTGGAGGTGTCATGGCTTGTGACAGTACCCGCTTTGATGCCATTATAGAGAAGAGGATCCCATTAGTTCTAAGTGTAGGAGCAGTGGATATGGTGAACTTTGGATCCAAAGATACAATACCCTCAAATTTTCACGGAAGGAATATATATGAACATAATAAACAG GTTTCTCTAATGCGAACTACGGTGGAGGAGAACAGAAAAATTGCTCATTTTATAGCTGATAAGATCAACAATTCATCAGCGAAGGTTCGTGTTTGCCTGCCACGGAATGGTGTATCTGCTCTGGATGCACCAGGGAAGTCATTTTATGATCCTGAGGCTACTGCTACTCTTATAGAGGAACTACAGAAAGCTATTCAGTTAAATAATGATAGGCAG GTGAAGGTATATCCTTATCATATTAATGATCCTGAGTTCGCTGAGGAATTGGTTAACTCATTCTTGGAAATTACTCCAAAAGATACGGACTCATGTGGCCCAAAACTTGTTTTAGCTGAAACTAGTCAAGACCTTCAAAAGGATTTCATTTCCAAGTTCAATTTGTCTGCCAATGGAAACATTACATACAGTCTTAGTGACTTCCCAGAGGCAAGACCAG AAACTTTGCAAAGAACACGATCGATATTGGGGAACTTGAAAGCTCAAATACATAAAGGAGTTCCCATAATAGGGGCTGGTGCAGGCACTGGGATATCTGCCAAGTTTGAAGAAGATGGTGGTGTTGATCTGATAGTAGTGTACAATTCGGGGCGGTTTCGCATGGCTGGAAGGGGTTCTTTAGCAGGTTTGCTGCCTTTTGCCGATGCTAATGCCATAGTGCTTGAAATGGCCAATGAAGTATTGCCT GTGGTGAAGACAGTTCCCGTGCTTGCTGGAGTATGTGCTTCTGATCCATTTCGTCGAATGGATTACTTTCTAAAGCAGGTGGAGTCGATTGGATTCTCTGGAGTGCAGAATTTTCCTACTGTTGGATTGTTTGATGGTAACTTCAGACAAAACCTTGAAGAAACAGGAATGGGATATGG ATTGGAGGTCAAGATGATTGAGAGGGCCCACAAAATGGGTCTCTTGACAACCCCATATGCCTTTAACGAAGATGAAGCCTTAGACATGGCAAACGCCGGTGCAGACATTATAGTTGCCCATATGGGACTCACTACCTCTGGATCTATCGGAGCCAAAACTGCACTCTCAATGGAGGAAAGTGTAGTCCGTGTACAGGCAATAGCAGATGCTGCTCATCGGATCAATCCTAATGTTTTAGTGCTCTGTCATGGAG GTCCTATATCGGGCCCTACTGAAGCAGCATTCATTCTGAAGAGAACGAAGGGAGTTCATGGATTCTATGGTGCATCGAGCATGGAGAGGCTACCGGTGGAACAAGCAATAACTAGCACTGTCCAAGAGTACAAATCAATTTCAATCACATAA
- the LOC103485076 gene encoding abscisic acid 8'-hydroxylase 1-like, whose amino-acid sequence MVCKEGLAFIAQIYFNPTVAALLSIAILVLVSKVWWRLRSKNDGEIPGHLGLPFVGETFSFLSANNSTRGCYHFVRLRRLWHGRWFKTRLFGKIHVFVPSAEGAKAIFTNDFVQFNKGYVKSMGDAVGEKSLLCVSHENHRRIRRLLSDPFSMTSLSKFVKEFDDMLSKRLKKLEKDGKSFVLLDFSMKITFDSMCNMLMSLKDESTLRQIEKDCKAVSDAMLSFPFMIPGTRYYKGIKARNRLMEKFREIISRRRRGEESPEDFLESMLQRDSYPSNEKLDDSEIMDNLLTLIIAGQTTTAAAMMWSIKFLDENREAQERLREEQLSILQKKEDGELLCLEDLNKMSYGSKVVKETLRMSNVLLWFPRVALGDCRLEDFEIKKGWHVNIDATCIHYDPDVYKDPMEFNPSRFDEIQKPYSFIPFGSGPRTCLGINMAKLTMLVFLHRMTGGYRWTVDDPDPCLEKKTHIPRLRSGCPITLKTL is encoded by the exons ATGGTGTGTAAGGAAGGGCTTGCGTTCATAGCTCAAATATATTTTAACCCTACAGTGGCAGCACTTCTTTCCATAGCTATTTTAGTGTTGGTTTCGAAAGTTTGGTGGAGACTGAGGAGCAAGAATGATGGAGAAATTCCTGGTCACTTGGGGTTACCTTTTGTAGGGGAaaccttctcttttctttctgcTAATAACAGTACCAGAGGGTGTTACCACTTTGTCAGACTCCGCAGGTTGTG GCATGGTAGGTGGTTCAAGACAAGGCTATTTGGAAAGATACACGTGTTTGTTCCAAGCGCAGAGGGGGCAAAAGCAATCTTTACCAATGATTTTGTCCAATTCAACAAGGGATACGTGAAATCCATGGGAGATGCTGTTGGAGAGAAGAGTTTACTATGCGTTTCCCATGAGAACCACAGAAGGATTAGACGTCTTCTATCCGATCCTTTCTCCATGACTTCTCTGTCTAAGTTTGTCAAAGAATTTGACGACATGCTCTCCAAAAGGCTAAAGAAACTAGAAAAAGATGGGAAAAGTTTTGTACTGCTTGATTTTAGCATGAAG ATAACATTTGATTCCATGTGCAATATGCTAATGAGTCTAAAAGATGAATCTACACTCAGACAGATTGAGAAAGACTGTAAAGCCGTCTCTGATGCCATGTTATCTTTCCCATTCATGATTCCAGGAACTAGGTACTACAAAGGCATAAAG GCACGAAACCGACTCATGGAAAAATTTAGAGAGATAATTTCCCGACGGCGGAGGGGAGAGGAGTCACCAGAAGACTTCCTGGAGTCAATGTTGCAGAGAGATTCATATCCTTCAAATGAAAAGCTGGATGACTCGGAGATAATGGATAACCTATTGACACTGATAATTGCAGGCCAAACCACTACAGCTGCTGCTATGATGTGGAGTATCAAGTTCCTGGACGAGAACAGAGAGGCCCAAGAAAGGCTGCGG GAAGAACAACTGTCAATTCTACAAAAGAAGGAAGATGGAGAATTGCTTTGCCTTGAAGATCTTAACAAAATGTCCTACGGTTCAAAG GTTGTCAAGGAGACATTGAGAATGTCCAATGTTTTGCTGTGGTTTCCTCGTGTGGCACTAGGGGATTGCAGATTAGAAG ATTTTGAAATAAAGAAAGGGTGGCATGTGAACATCGATGCAACATGCATTCATTATGACCCAGATGTGTACAAGGACCCCATGGAATTCAACCCTTCCAGATTTGAT GAAATTCAAAAGCCATACAGTTTCATACCTTTTGGATCTGGACCCAGGACCTGTCTAGGAATTAACATGGCCAAATTAACAATGTTGGTCTTCTTGCACAGAATGACTGGAGGGTACAG GTGGACGGTTGATGATCCAGATCCTTGCCTTGAAAAGAAGACACACATCCCTAGGCTGAGAAGTGGCTGCCCCATTACTTTGAAAACCTTATAA
- the LOC127150616 gene encoding AAA-ATPase At3g50940-like produces the protein MASNPSSADANFANAKALLTAAASFAATVVLARSVANDLLPPQLRSYLYNGCRDIFTRFSSQLTMIIDERDGLGRNQIYDSADAYLATKITPSTHRLKVTKPEKEDNITTTMESNQQITDTFNGVQFHWVLVCSQIERQNIHNPRLPFLFSVRSFELRFHKKHREMVLKSYLPHILHQAKDLKQQTKTLKIYTFDFRHMPRNISNLWIPANLDHPATFEKLTMDSEIKDFIFRDLERFVKRKEYYRKVGKAWKRGYLLYGPPGTGKSSLIAAMANYLRFDVYDLELTEIRCNSDLRKLLIGMGNRSILVVEDIDCSIQFRGRESESAEEENPSFMRRTSQVTLSGLLNFIDGLWSSCGDERIIIFTTNRKEKLDEALLRPGRMDVHVHMSYCSPCGFRLLASNYLGIENHELFGEIEELILKAKVTPAEVAEQLLKGDDGDKALSELMEFLEDKKRRNEEEWKAKIDESETEAREKKERKEENGIAA, from the coding sequence ATGGCTTCGAACCCCTCTTCCGCCGATGCTAATTTCGCCAACGCCAAGGCTTTACTTACTGCTGCCGCCTCCTTTGCCGCCACCGTCGTCCTAGCTCGCTCCGTCGCCAACGACTTATTGCCGCCTCAACTCCGATCGTATTTGTACAATGGTTGTCGAGACATCTTCACCCGATTCTCCTCCCAACTCACTATGATCATCGACGAGAGGGACGGCCTCGGCCGCAACCAAATCTACGACTCCGCTGACGCCTATTTGGCCACCAAAATCACCCCCTCCACTCACAGGCTCAAAGTCACTAAGCCCGAGAAGGAAGATAACATCACCACCACCATGGAAAGCAACCAGCAAATTACTGACACCTTCAATGGCGTCCAATTTCACTGGGTCCTCGTTTGTAGCCAAATCGAGAGGCAAAATATCCACAATCCTCGTTTACCTTTCCTATTTAGCGTCCGATCTTTCGAACTCCGTTTTCACAAGAAACACAGAGAAATGGTACTCAAATCTTATTTGCCCCATATTCTCCACCAAGCCAAAGATCTGAAGCAGCAGACTAAAACCTTGAAGATCTACACCTTTGATTTCCGTCACATGCCCCGCAACATTTCGAATTTATGGATTCCGGCCAATCTCGATCACCCTGCCACATTCGAGAAGCTCACCATGGACTCCGAGATTAAGGATTTCATTTTCAGAGATCTCGAACGGTTTGTGAAGAGGAAGGAGTATTACAGGAAGGTGGGTAAGGCTTGGAAGAGAGGGTATTTGTTGTACGGTCCGCCAGGAACTGGAAAATCGAGTTTGATTGCAGCAATGGCAAATTACCTGAGATTCGACGTGTATGATTTGGAATTAACAGAGATCCGGTGTAATTCCGATCTCAGGAAATTGCTGATCGGAATGGGAAATCGTTCGATTTTGGTGGTGGAGGATATTGATTGTTCGATTCAATTTCGTGGTCGAGAGTCGGAAAGTGCTGAAGAAGAAAACCCATCGTTTATGAGGAGAACAAGTCAGGTGACTTTATCGGGTTTGTTGAATTTCATTGACGGGTTGTGGTCAAGCTGCGGCGACGAGAGGATTATTATATTCACGACGAACAGGAAAGAGAAGTTGGATGAGGCGCTGCTCCGGCCGGGAAGAATGGACGTTCATGTTCACATGTCGTATTGCAGCCCTTGTGGGTTTCGGCTTTTGGCGTCCAATTACCTTGGGATTGAGAACCATGAGTTGTTTGGTGAGATTGAGGAGTTGATTTTGAAAGCAAAAGTGACACCGGCAGAGGTGGCAGAGCAGCTGCTGAAAGGGGACGACGGCGACAAAGCATTAAGCGAACTGATGGAGTTTCTAGAAGATAAAAAAaggagaaatgaagaagaatggAAGGCCAAAATTGATGAATCTGAAACGGAAGCTCGAGAAAAGAAggagaggaaagaagaaaatggTATAGCGGCCTGA
- the LOC103485078 gene encoding AAA-ATPase At2g18193-like → MNFKDMAVPQSVSAVFSAYASFATTMMLIRSVTNELLPAKLISFLSSIFVYFFGSISSQTKFVIEENSGFAMNEVFQAAEFYLRTKISPSIDTLKVTKTPRQKKVTLSIDKDQEIIDYFENIRLQWRFLCSVDERNGGGGREKRQFELLFPKKFRDRVVDFYLPYVLKRAKEIKEENKVVKIFSQECQYDDDSGGNWGSVNLEHPATFDTLAMDPELKQSIIEDLDRFVRRKDFYKKVGKAWKRGYLLYGPPGTGKSSLIAAMANYLKFDIYDLDLSNMYSNSDLRRVLLATTNRSILVIEDIDCSVEIQNRQSEENFDRSSSKFTLSGMLNFIDGLWSSCGDERIIIFTTNNKHRLDPALLRAGRMDMHINMSYCSREGLKVLVSNYLGGEATKHSTYGEIEELIGEMEVAPAEIAEELMKGEETEAVLGGLLGFLKRKREEQRKEKEEKKEEKGVEEDKIEEEEEEGDKIEEEEEATKKIKWELRNRVRRIGYGYRGRGRGRGRGTRRITM, encoded by the exons ATGAATTTCAAAGACATGGCCGTTCCCCAGTCCGTCTCCGCCGTCTTCTCTGCCTACGCCTCCTTCGCCACCACCATGATGCTCATCCGTTCTGTCACCAACGAACTTCTCCCCGCCAAACTCATCTCCTTCCTCTCTTCAATTTTCGTCTACTTCTTCGGTTCTATTTCTTCTCAGACTAAGTTTGTCATTGAGGAGAATTCTGGGTTTGCCATGAACGAGGTTTTTCAGGCCGCCGAGTTTTATCTCCGTACTAAAATCAGCCCTTCTATTGATACTCTCAAGGTTACCAAAACCCCTCGTCAGAAGAAAGTCACGCTTTCCATCGATAAGGACCAAGAAATCATTGATTACTTCGAAAATATTCGCCTCCAGTGGCGATTTCTCTGTTCCGTAGATGAACGCAATGGGGGTGGAGGCAGAGAGAAGCGTCAATTTGAGCTTTTGTTTCCCAAGAAATTCAGAGACAGAGTTGTCGATTTCTATTTACCTTATGTGTTAAAAAGGGCGAAGGAGATTAAAGAGGAGAACAAAGTTGTGAAGATTTTTAGCCAGGAATGTCAGTATGATGACGACAGTGGCGGCAATTGGGGCTCTGTAAATCTAGAACATCCAGCGACGTTTGATACGCTGGCTATGGACCCTGAGTTAAAGCAATCGATAATCGAGGATTTGGATAGGTTTGTTAGAAGGAAGGATTTCTATAAAAAAGTGGGGAAGGCTTGGAAGAGGGGATATTTGTTGTATGGTCCTCCTGGTACGGGAAAATCTAGCTTAATTGCCGCCATGGCTAACTACCTTAAGTTTGACATTTATGATTTGGATCTCTCAAACATGTACAGCAATAGCGATCTCAGGAGGGTTTTGTTAGCCACAACAAATCGATCAATTTTGGTGATAGAGGATATAGATTGCAGCGTGGAAATACAAAATCGCCAAAGTGAAGAGAATTTTGATCGATCCAGCAGCAAG TTTACCTTGTCGGGGATGCTTAATTTCATCGACGGATTGTGGTCAAGTTGTGGAGACGAAAGAATCATAATCTTTACAACGAACAACAAGCACCGATTGGATCCTGCTCTGCTACGGGCGGGTCGGATGGATATGCATATAAACATGTCGTATTGTAGCCGTGAAGGGTTGAAGGTGTTGGTGTCGAACTACCTCGGTGGGGAAGCGACTAAGCACAGTACGTATGGAGAAATAGAAGAGTTGATCGGAGAAATGGAAGTAGCACCGGCAGAGATAGCAGAAGAGCTAATGAAGGGGGAGGAGACGGAGGCGGTTCTTGGGGGACTGTTGGGTTTTCTGAAACGTAAAAGAGAAGAACAGAGGAAGGagaaagaggagaagaaagaagagaaaggagtagaagaagataaaatagaagaagaagaagaagaaggggataaaatag
- the LOC103485356 gene encoding protein HYPER-SENSITIVITY-RELATED 4-like — protein MAFDPSFAESNISNAKAILTAAASFAATAVLVRSIANDLLPSEFREYFYDGVRNIFSRFSSQLTMVIDEMDGLGPNQIYEAAETYLATKISPSTTRLKVSKPEKEDNITTAVERNEEVIDTFNGVKFHWVLICEQVQRENFHNPRSPYRSVVRSFELCFHKKHREMVLKSYLPHILQQAKELKQQTKTLKIYTFDYQNMYGSISDLWIPTNLDHPSTFEKLAMDSEIKHFILNDLERFVKRKEYYRKVGKAWKRGYLLYGPPGTGKSSLIAAMANYLKFDVYDLELTGVECNSDLRKLLMGIANRSILVVEDIDCSVEFQDRDSEKDEEEDPSTSRRRRLVTLSGLLNFIDGLWSSCGDERIIIFTTNHKEKLDPALLRPGRMDVHVHMSYCTPCGFRVLASNYLGIENHTLFGEIEELIPGAKVTPAEVAEELLKGDESDKSLRDLIEFLNVKTRENEEAGGKEEKEGTVVSTEK, from the coding sequence aTGGCTTTTGATCCCTCTTTCGCCGAATCTAACATCTCCAACGCCAAGGCCATTCTCACAGCTGCCGCCTCCTTCGCCGCCACCGCCGTCCTCGTTCGCTCCATTGCCAACGACTTACTCCCCTCCGAATTCCGTGAATACTTCTACGATGGCGTTCGAAACATCTTCTCCCGATTCTCCTCCCAACTCACCATGGTCATCGACGAGATGGACGGTCTCGGCCCCAACCAAATCTACGAAGCTGCTGAGACTTATTTAGCCACCAAAATCTCTCCTTCCACTACCAGACTCAAAGTTAGCAAACCCGAGAAGGAAGATAACATCACCACCGCCGTTGAAAGAAACGAGGAAGTTATCGACACCTTTAATGGCGTCAAATTCCATTGGGTCCTCATCTGCGAACAAGTCCAGCGGGAGAATTTTCACAACCCCCGTTCCCCTTATAGGTCCGTCGTTCGATCCTTCGAGCTCTGTTTTCACAAGAAACACAGAGAAATGGTTCTCAAATCCTACTTGCCCCACATTCTCCAACAGGCTAAAGAACTAAAGCAGCAGACTAAAACCTTGAAGATCTACACCTTTGACTACCAGAACATGTATGGTAGCATCTCCGATTTATGGATTCCGACCAATCTCGATCACCCTTCCACGTTCGAGAAGCTGGCCATGGACTCTGAGATTAAGCATTTCATTCTGAATGATCTCGAACGGTTTGTGAAGAGGAAGGAGTACTACAGGAAGGTGGGTAAGGCTTGGAAGAGAGGGTATTTGCTGTACGGTCCTCCTGGAACTGGGAAATCGAGCTTGATTGCAGCAATGGCGAATTACTTGAAATTCGATGTTTATGATTTGGAATTAACAGGGGTGGAATGCAATTCGGATCTTCGGAAATTGTTGATGGGAATTGCGAACCGTTCGATTCTAGTGGTGGAGGATATTGATTGTTCAGTTGAGTTTCAAGACAGAGATTCGGAaaaggatgaagaagaagacCCATCGACTTCGAGGAGGAGAAGACTGGTGACGTTATCCGGTTTGTTGAATTTTATTGACGGACTATGGTCGAGCTGCGGCGACGAGAGGATTATTATATTCACGACGAATCATAAAGAGAAGCTGGATCCGGCTTTGCTCCGGCCGGGAAGAATGGATGTTCATGTTCACATGTCGTACTGCACCCCATGTGGATTTAGGGTTCTGGCGTCCAATTACCTTGGGATTGAGAACCATACGTTGTTCGGTGAAATTGAGGAATTGATTCCCGGTGCGAAAGTGACTCCAGCAGAGGTGGCGGAGGAGCTGCTGAAAGGCGATGAGAGTGACAAATCATTGAGGGATTTGATTGAATTTCTGAACGTCAAAACAAGGGAAAATGAAGAAGCTGGAGGAAAGGAGGAGAAGGAAGGTACAGTAGTTTCAACCGAGAAATAA